Proteins encoded by one window of Arachis hypogaea cultivar Tifrunner chromosome 1, arahy.Tifrunner.gnm2.J5K5, whole genome shotgun sequence:
- the LOC112795698 gene encoding protein HAIKU1 translates to MDNNKNRHHGGDGNLGVNKMGKNIRKSPLHQPNFGNNGTSAAVAAAAMGARPHQPQPQVYNISKNDFRDVVQQLTGSPSLNNATPPRPQQNSPKPQSMRLQKIRPPPLTPISRPPLRPPMPAQAPAAAPAGPAMVPYNNNNNALHRPGQFGQPALNPPLHHPGDMWANTAESPISAYMRYLQNSMMDPGSRGSRGNQMQPQSQPHGNAQHQFQQHPHQPPPGQGNVQPPNPPSSALIPNPHMPPMMPSSRFNGPHPPMNGTNPLVPSIPSPQPNGPPVLPSPTSQFLLPSPTGYMSFLSPRSPYPLLSPGVQFPTPLTPNFPFSPFGQSGLFGPGPQTPVSPGLFPISPSGFFQMASPRWRDQ, encoded by the coding sequence ATGGATAACAACAAAAATAGGCATCATGGTGGTGATGGCAATTTGGGTGTGAACAAAATGGGGAAGAATATAAGGAAGAGCCCTTTGCATCAGCCCAATTTTGGTAACAATGGGACTTCTGCCGCCGTGGCCGCGGCTGCTATGGGTGCTAGACCTCACCAGCCTCAGCCTCAGGTTTACAACATTAGCAAGAATGACTTCAGAGATGTTGTTCAGCAGCTTACTGGCTCACCCTCACTCAACAATGCTACTCCGCCGAGGCCTCAGCAGAATTCGCCGAAGCCACAGAGTATGCGGCTGCAGAAGATTAGGCCTCCCCCTTTGACGCCGATAAGTAGGCCTCCTCTGAGGCCACCAATGCCTGCGCAGGCCCCGGCCGCAGCCCCTGCCGGCCCTGCAATGGTtccgtataataataataacaatgcttTGCATAGGCCTGGTCAATTTGGACAGCCTGCACTGAATCCTCCTTTGCATCATCCAGGGGACATGTGGGCTAATACGGCCGAGTCGCCTATCTCGGCTTACATGAGATACCTGCAAAATTCAATGATGGATCCTGGGTCAAGGGGGTCAAGGGGTAACCAAATGCAGCCTCAGTCTCAGCCTCATGGGAATGCTCAGCATCAGTTTCAGCAGCATCCTCATCAACCACCACCTGGTCAGGGGAATGTGCAGCCTCCGAATCCACCTTCATCCGCTTTGATTCCTAATCCTCATATGCCTCCTATGATGCCCTCATCAAGATTCAATGGTCCACATCCTCCAATGAATGGAACTAACCCGCTTGTGCCGAGTATTCCTTCTCCACAACCAAATGGCCCTCCCGTCTTACCTTCTCCGACATCTCAATTCTTGTTACCCTCGCCAACCGGTTACATGAGTTTCTTGTCCCCTCGTTCTCCTTATCCGCTGCTGTCACCCGGAGTTCAATTTCCAACTCCTTTAACACCCAATTTCCCTTTCTCACCCTTTGGACAGTCAGGGCTTTTCGGCCCTGGCCCTCAAACTCCAGTTTCTCCAGGCCTATTTCCGATATCCCCTTCAGGCTTCTTTCAGATGGCAAGTCCTAGGTGGAGAGATCAATAA
- the LOC112795705 gene encoding ACT domain-containing protein ACR4 isoform X1: MALISEVNMSFSHYMDDEYEKLFRRMNPPRVVIDNESSKKATVIRVDSANKHGILLEVVQILTDLNLIVNKAYISSDGGWFMDVFNVTDQDGNKVMDEAILDYIRKSLGPESCCTSSMRSVGVKQTMDHTAIELMGSDRPGLLSEVSAVLTDLKCNIINAEVWTHNTRAASVMHVTDEETGAAITDPQRLSLIKELLANVLGGGNKVRGASSVVTEQVTHTDRRLHQMMFADRDYERPDDNEFDEKRRPKVTVVNWSDKDYSVVTIRCKDRAKLLFNIVCTLTDMQYVVFHASIDTEGPNAFQEYYIKHIDGSPVKSDAERQRVIQCLEAAIQRRVSEGLKLELCTTDRFGLLSDVTRIFRENSLTVNRAEVTTKGGKAVNTFYVSGASGCPVDSKTIDTIRQAIGNTILKVKGRPEELEPATTQDSPTRFLFGGFFKSRSFVNFGLIKSYS; this comes from the exons ATGG CTTTAATTTCAGAGGTTAATATGAGTTTCTCTCACTATATGGATGATGAATATGAGAAACTCTTCAGAAGAATGAATCCACCAAG AGTTGTAATTGATAATGAATCCAGCAAGAAAGCCACTGTTATAAGG GTGGATAGTGCAAACAAGCATGGAATACTCCTTGAAGTCGTGCAAATTCTGACCGATCTAAATCTCATCGTAAATAAGGCTTACATCTCTTCAGATGGAGGATGGTTCATGGATG TGTTCAATGTCACTGACCAGGACGGAAACAAGGTCATGGATGAAGCTATTCTGGACTACATTCGAAAG TCACTCGGCCCAGAATCATGCTGTACATCGTCCATGAGATCTGTCGGAGTCAAGCAAACTATGGACCACACCGCCATAGAACTAATGGGAAGCGATAGGCCAGGATTGCTTTCAGAAGTGAGTGCGGTGCTAACCGACCTCAAGTGCAACATAATCAATGCAGAGGTGTGGACTCACAATACCCGTGCAGCCTCCGTGATGCATGTAACGGACGAAGAAACTGGCGCTGCAATCACCGACCCTCAAAGGCTTTCACTAATTAAAGAACTCCTAGCCAATGTGCTTGGTGGCGGCAACAAAGTCAGGGGAGCTAGCAGTGTAGTCACCGAACAAGTTACGCATACTGATAGAAGGCTTCACCAGATGATGTTTGCCGATAGGGATTATGAACGACCCGATGACAATGAGTTTGATGAGAAGAGAAGACCAAAAGTGACCGTTGTGAATTGGTCCGACAAAGATTACTCTGTTGTTACTATCCGATGCAAGGATCGAGCAAAGCTTCTGTTCAATATTGTTTGTACTTTGACAGATATGCAGTATGTGGTTTTCCATGCAAGTATCGATACAGAGGGTCCAAATGCATTTCAG GAATATTACATTAAACACATAGATGGATCCCCCGTAAAATCGGATGCAGAAAGACAAAGAGTGATTCAGTGTCTTGAAGCTGCAATTCAGAGAAGAGTATCCGAG GGTTTGAAGCTAGAACTCTGCACAACCGATAGATTCGGACTTCTGTCCGATGTCACGCGTATCTTTCGAGAGAACAGCCTCACAGTTAACAGGGCGGAAGTGACGACCAAAGGTGGCAAAGCCGTTAACACATTTTATGTTAGTGGCGCATCCGGTTGCCCCGTAGATTCTAAAACCATAGACACCATTCGGCAAGCAATCGGAAACACCATACTAAAAGTAAAGGGTAGGCCGGAAGAGTTGGAACCGGCAACGACACAGGATTCTCCGACAAGGTTCCTCTTTGGTGGGTTTTTCAAATCAAGGTCCTTTGTTAACTTTGGTTTGATAAAGTCTTATTCATGA
- the LOC112795705 gene encoding ACT domain-containing protein ACR4 isoform X2 — protein sequence MEVNMSFSHYMDDEYEKLFRRMNPPRVVIDNESSKKATVIRVDSANKHGILLEVVQILTDLNLIVNKAYISSDGGWFMDVFNVTDQDGNKVMDEAILDYIRKSLGPESCCTSSMRSVGVKQTMDHTAIELMGSDRPGLLSEVSAVLTDLKCNIINAEVWTHNTRAASVMHVTDEETGAAITDPQRLSLIKELLANVLGGGNKVRGASSVVTEQVTHTDRRLHQMMFADRDYERPDDNEFDEKRRPKVTVVNWSDKDYSVVTIRCKDRAKLLFNIVCTLTDMQYVVFHASIDTEGPNAFQEYYIKHIDGSPVKSDAERQRVIQCLEAAIQRRVSEGLKLELCTTDRFGLLSDVTRIFRENSLTVNRAEVTTKGGKAVNTFYVSGASGCPVDSKTIDTIRQAIGNTILKVKGRPEELEPATTQDSPTRFLFGGFFKSRSFVNFGLIKSYS from the exons ATGG AGGTTAATATGAGTTTCTCTCACTATATGGATGATGAATATGAGAAACTCTTCAGAAGAATGAATCCACCAAG AGTTGTAATTGATAATGAATCCAGCAAGAAAGCCACTGTTATAAGG GTGGATAGTGCAAACAAGCATGGAATACTCCTTGAAGTCGTGCAAATTCTGACCGATCTAAATCTCATCGTAAATAAGGCTTACATCTCTTCAGATGGAGGATGGTTCATGGATG TGTTCAATGTCACTGACCAGGACGGAAACAAGGTCATGGATGAAGCTATTCTGGACTACATTCGAAAG TCACTCGGCCCAGAATCATGCTGTACATCGTCCATGAGATCTGTCGGAGTCAAGCAAACTATGGACCACACCGCCATAGAACTAATGGGAAGCGATAGGCCAGGATTGCTTTCAGAAGTGAGTGCGGTGCTAACCGACCTCAAGTGCAACATAATCAATGCAGAGGTGTGGACTCACAATACCCGTGCAGCCTCCGTGATGCATGTAACGGACGAAGAAACTGGCGCTGCAATCACCGACCCTCAAAGGCTTTCACTAATTAAAGAACTCCTAGCCAATGTGCTTGGTGGCGGCAACAAAGTCAGGGGAGCTAGCAGTGTAGTCACCGAACAAGTTACGCATACTGATAGAAGGCTTCACCAGATGATGTTTGCCGATAGGGATTATGAACGACCCGATGACAATGAGTTTGATGAGAAGAGAAGACCAAAAGTGACCGTTGTGAATTGGTCCGACAAAGATTACTCTGTTGTTACTATCCGATGCAAGGATCGAGCAAAGCTTCTGTTCAATATTGTTTGTACTTTGACAGATATGCAGTATGTGGTTTTCCATGCAAGTATCGATACAGAGGGTCCAAATGCATTTCAG GAATATTACATTAAACACATAGATGGATCCCCCGTAAAATCGGATGCAGAAAGACAAAGAGTGATTCAGTGTCTTGAAGCTGCAATTCAGAGAAGAGTATCCGAG GGTTTGAAGCTAGAACTCTGCACAACCGATAGATTCGGACTTCTGTCCGATGTCACGCGTATCTTTCGAGAGAACAGCCTCACAGTTAACAGGGCGGAAGTGACGACCAAAGGTGGCAAAGCCGTTAACACATTTTATGTTAGTGGCGCATCCGGTTGCCCCGTAGATTCTAAAACCATAGACACCATTCGGCAAGCAATCGGAAACACCATACTAAAAGTAAAGGGTAGGCCGGAAGAGTTGGAACCGGCAACGACACAGGATTCTCCGACAAGGTTCCTCTTTGGTGGGTTTTTCAAATCAAGGTCCTTTGTTAACTTTGGTTTGATAAAGTCTTATTCATGA